AGGCGATTGAAAACACAAACTTCAGGTTCTCTTCTTCCGCCAAAATATCAGTCTGCCAGTCGATAGCATAAAGATTGATGGCGATAAAAACGATAAACACTACTAAAAATACTTTATAAAACTTCTGCATCTTGTTTAAAAATTAATATAAGTCTGCACCAGCTGGGCAAAATTTGCGGTAAATAATTTAATGGAAATCGCTAACAGGATAATCCCGAAAACTTTCTGAAGGATAGCCAGTGTGGCCTCGCCCATTTTCCTTTCCAGCCACTTTGCTGATTTCAGCACCAAATATACGAAAATTGTATTGAGGATAATCCCAAAAATGATATTTATATCATGAAATTCAGCCCTTAGTGACAGCGTTGTGGTCAGTGTACCTGCCCCGGCAACCAGCGGGAATGCAATAGGTACAATAGACGCAGCCTTAACTTCAGTGGTTTTATGGATTTCTATACCCAGGATCATTTCAAGTGCAATCACAAAAATGACAAATGCCCCGGCTATGGCAAAGGAATTGACATCCACTCCGATCAGTTTCAGGATTTTATTTCCCACAAACAGAAAAACGATCATGATCAGGCCGGCCGTAATCGAAGCCCTGCCGGCCTCGATCTGCCCGAATTTCTGCTGTAACGTTACTACAATAGGAACAGAACCGATGATGTCAATCACCGCAAAAAGTACCATAAAACAGGTAACAATTTCCTTAATGGAAAAATCATTAAATACTTCCATGTATTCTTAATTAATAATTTCGCAAAAATATGAAATTAAACTGATTATTTGCTAATGCGTGAATACAAATTAACAATGGCCCGTAAAAGTTCTTCAATTCCTTCAGCAGATTTTACCGGCATATATTTCCCGATCTGAATTTTCTGTGAAAGATCTGTATATTCCGCGGCAGTTGCAGCTCCCTGATGCCTTTCCAGAAAATCCCTGAAACCCTCTGCAGAACTTTGTGAAAACTGTTTCCTGACTTCGGTTTCCAGCTCATCATAAGTTTTGAAAAATGTATCATAATCCTGATTATCTTTCAGATTTTCCAAGTAACTGAAATAATCATGGATATCGGTTTTATGCTGTTCCCTTATTTCTTTTTCCGTTTCCGATACGGATCCTAAAGACTTTGAAGGTGCAGTATTTTTAATTAATGAACGTTTTTTTTGCCAATTTTTAAATATCAGATAGGCTAAGAAAAGTCCGGCTAAAATAAAAAAATTGATCAACAGGATATTCCAGTGGAATTTGCTTTTTTCTTTTACTTTAAAAGAAGTAGTCTTAAGTACCGGCGTATTTACCGTTTCCAGCAGGGTATTGGTATATTCGTTCACCTTTTCCACGGTAGTCCTGGCATCCATGATTTCTTCATGAGAAAATGCATTGACAGATAAAGTTTTTTCACCAAGATCTACATATTCTCTGCTCGACGGATCAAAGAATGCGAAATGTTCCGTTCTGATGGCAATTTCTCCGGCCTTTTTAGGAATAATAATATAATTGGCTGCAATCTCCCCTTTCATTCCGGTCAGGCCGGCCGTAACCCGGGAAGTAATTTTCGGCGCAAAAACTTCGTAATCAGGTGAAGCTGCAATTTTCGGCAGTTCGAGGTTTTTTAAATTCCCTTCCCCGCTTACTTTTACCAGCACATTCATCGGCTTTTTGATTTCAGCTTTTTCTTTTGATGTATTCACAAAGCTTACTTTAAAATTTCCGACCGCATTTTTAAAACAATCCGGTGCATCTTCCGGAAGCTTTTTAACACTGATCTTAACTTTATTGGAAACAATTTTATTTTTACCGGAAAAAGAGTTTACCGATGCGGAAACACCCGGCACATCCACATAACCTGATTCATTCGGGAATACCATAAATACCGCCAGGATCTGTGAAGCCATATTTCCGTAGTCTGAAGACGGGTCAATTTCAGATTTCGCAAAGCTGACCGGATAAACGTCAAGGTTATCCTGCTTGGGAAGACGGATGTTTTTGACTCTTCTGAAATTGTCCATGTTTTTGGAGTATACTTTCAGGACTGCAATAGCAGGCTGGTCCTGGTAGACCTCGCGGTCTTCAATCTCCATATTCAGGTAAACATCTTTTGAATTGGCTGCTACGGTTTTCTTTTCAACATCTTTTATAAAAACTTCAAACGGTTCGGTTTTATAGATCTTATTGTTAACAGTCACCAGGAATGAACCTACTTTTACCTTTCCTTTCTGTTTCGGCTCAAGAGCCAGCCTGGTAATGGATTGCGAAATAACGGTGTTGGTTTCGGGATCTACATAACCGTTGCTTACGGATCCGCTCCCGATGATGTTGAATCTTGACAGATCCGGAGAGCGCAGAGGCGTCTGCTGGGTATATTCCCCGCCGTTCATTTCAAGAACGATCGTCAGGTTAATGATCTCTTTTCCGCTGTAGCTTGTCTTATCAGGATTTACAGAAATATTTACCTGTCCGTAAGAAATTACGGATAGAAAAAGGAATAGTATGTAAATTGTCCTGTTCTGCATCACCAGTCTTTCTCGTTGCTTTCCGGCATCGAATAAGAATTTTTGTTTAAAATTCTTTTGGCGGTTTCTTTCTCTTTGTCGCTTACTTTATTGAGGATTTGATTTTCAAGCCCTTTCGGGATCCTGGTCTCATTGTCAGATTTCCGGTTAGGGTCATTCCCCTGGCCTTTGCCCTGGTTCTGCTGCCCCTGTCCCTGATCTTTCTGATCTCCCTTCTGATCATCATTCTGCTGCTGATCTTTACCGCCGCCTCCTTTACCGGAGTTATTCTGCTTCTGCTGTTGCTGTTGGTTTTCTTTCTCCTTCAGCTTTGCAATTTCATAATTTTTCCGGGTTGCTTCGCTGTAGGGGTTCTGTTTCAGGGACTGCTTATAAAATTCAGCTGCCTTTTCGGGCTGTTTCGTCTGCATGTAGGCATTCCCCAGGTTATGAAGTGCCGCAGACTTGTCTGAAAGGTTCTGTGAAAACCGCTGTGCCTTTTCAAACTCTGCCTTAGCTTCTTCATATTTCTTGCTTTTGTACAATGCATTGCCCAGATTGTAGTGAGCAGTAAAATCTTTGTCATTGGCTTTGATGGCCTGCAGATATTTGGCAGAAGCCCCGTCGTAATCTTTTCCGTTGAATTTTTCATTGCCTTCGTACACAAGGGTCCTGTAGTTTTTCTGCCCAAACAGAAAACCTGAACTCATGAAAGCAATAATAAACGACAGAAAAAAGATTTTAATATTCATCCGATGCAAAATTATTCCTTTATATGTTAATAAACAGTGCCTTATTTGTTAAAGTTGGGTTAAAGTAATGGCAGGTTATCCGGTTTATACCACACGATATTACACATTTAAATCCTGTTTGGGATTGAACAGATAGATCAGCGTAAAGAAAAATATGGAGACGATCAGAAAATACTGATAGTAATGATTGGCATTCTGTGATTTTACTAATGTTTCAGAGGACCCGGACTTCTTTTCCAAGGCATCAATAATCCTGTCCGGGGCTTCATTGATATTATTTCCGTCAATATAGGATCCTCCCGTTGCTTCAGCCATTTTCCTCAGTGCGGCAGTCTGCCTTTTTGAAACAACGGTCTGCCCTGAGATATCCGTTTTGTAACCCATCAGCTGGCCGAACTGGTACTCGGGAATCGGTGCGCCTTCATCGGAGCCTATTCCTACGGAGGTAATCATGATCCCTTCTTTTTCTGCAAGATTTATCGCTTCCTCATCATTCCCTTCATTATCTTCCCCATCACTCAGCAACACCACTTTCCGTGCGTTTTTACTTACGTTTTTAAATTTCCCCACCGCAATTTTCATCCCGTTCAGGAAGTCCGTTCCCTGGATCTGCATGGAGTTGGTCTCAATTCCTCCGATATAAGTTTCCGCCGAATTATAATCTGTGGTCAAAGGCATGATTGAGCTTGCCTCCCCCGCAAAAATAACAATCCCCACCTTATCGTTTTTCATTTTCAGCATCGTCTGGATCATCAGGTTTTTGGCCTCTGCAAGACGGCTTGGATTGATGTCTTCCGCATTCATCGAATTGGAAACATCCAACATAAAGATAACATTGTTCAACTTCTGGTTGGTTTTGATTTCTTCCGAACCGCTCAACAGGTCAATAATGGAAAAAATCAAGAACAGCGTCCCCATGATATACAGAGTCGGGAAAAACTTCGTGAAGCCCGATCTTTTTTCAAACAGATGCTCATGAAACCGGTTATCTGCAAAAATATGCTTCTTTTTATTTTTCCACTTCAGGTAACGCACTAGAAAAACAGCCAGCAGCGGTAAAAGCAACAGCAGCAATAAATACCAATAATTTCCCAAATACCAATCCATCAGCTTAAAATTTTATAAAATACCCACCTCAACAATGCATCCATAAACAGAATACCCAAAGCAAACCATAGGAAAATCTTGAAATACTCCTGATAATTGAACAGCCTGGAAACTTTCACATCTGATTTTTCCAGCTGGTTGATTTCATCATATACTTCTTCCAGACTGCTGTTTGAGGTGGCCCTGAAATACTTTCCGCCGGTCATCTGCGCTACTTCCTTTAACACGGGCTCATCAATTTTCACTTCCGTTTCCGTAAAAACCAGATCCCCGAAAATATCAGTCTGGGTTGGCATCAGAGCGTACCCGTTGGTTCCGATACCGATCGCATATACTTTAATACTGTTATTCTTTGCAAGCTCCGCTGCAATCGCAGGAGGCATTGCATTCTCAATGGTGTTGACACCATCAGTCATCAGGATGATGATCTTGCTTTTCGCCTTGCTGTTTTTAAGGTGGTTAACAGCTACCGAAAGCCCTTCACCGATAGCTGTGCCGGGCTGTAATTCCAGAGGGTTAAGGTTTTGCAGTTCATCAACCACCACCTGGTGATCAGAAGTTACCGGAACCTTTGTAAATGCCTCACCTGAGTAGGTTACTAAACCAATCCGGTCATTAGGCCTTTTCTCAACAAATTTTATCGCAATATCCTTCAGGGCTGTCAAACGGTCCGGGGTAAGGTCTTTTGCCAGCATACTTAACGACACATCTACGGAAAGCATGATATCAATACCTTTCGTGTCATCCCTGTCCTGGGAAACCGTAAAGGTCCTTGGCCTCGCCATGGCGATAATAAGCGCTGAAAGTATAAGGTATTTGGAGATTCTGAGGAAAAACATCACCACACGGATACCGCTGCTGTCAGCCATATTCTTAACGGTAGGCACCTTAATGCCGTTCCTTTTCTGTCTGCTGATGTCCCTGAACAGCAATGGGATAAACAGTGCAAACAGCAGCAGAAACCACGGACTGTAAAATTCAAAATTAAACATCTTTCCTCAGGTTTTCAAATTCCAGATCTTTTGACGATCTTTTTACAAAGTTTCTGATGTCTGCAAAGTCTTTTTCCATGGTCTGCTGATCCGGGAATGTTTTTGCAAACTTCACCAGGTCGCCTCTTACAAACACATCTTCCACTACTTTTTCGTTTTCCTGAGAAATGGTATTGTTTTTCTTCATCAGGTCAACCAGGTCATCCGTCAGCAGGACATCGGCCGGCAGCCTGTATTGTCTGGCTATAAATTTTCTTGAAATATCGATCAGCTCTACATAAAATGAACGGTAGTCACCGCTTTCCACATATTTTTTCTTCTTGAGGGAATCCAGTTCTTTCAATGTCTGGTTGGTTGCAACAACCGGCGAGTCTTTGGATTTCCTGCCGTACTTTACAAACATGAAAATGACAATAATCAGCGCAATTAAAGCAATAGCGGCCAGAATGTAAAACTTATACAGCTGCCAGTAATCCGTTACTTCAAGCTTTACCTCTTTGTTGTTCATGATGTCATTGATCTGATCAGTCTTCTGAGCCGTATTGATTACCTCGATTTCATAAGGAATTGTTTTTAACACTCTGCCGCCGACCTTAAACTCAAGTTCAGGAATGGTAAATTTCCCTTCATCAAAGACCGCAAAATCAATCCTCCTGTAATATACATCCTGAGTCTGGGCAATGCTGTCCTTTACCTCTTCAAAATGAAAAGGCAGCAACTCATTTTCAGGAGCTGCGGAAACTTTTTCGTTATTAAGGTTATTGATCGTTACAACGATATGATTCACCTCACCCAGAGCAATGGTCTTCTTCTCAACACTGGAAGAAAGAATCTGTGAGAAGGCATTCGCACAGAGTAAAAAACAAAATATAAATAATAGTTTTCTCAATTGTATTGTCCCGTTTTTACCTTGCATCTGTCATTTATTCTAAATAGCGGATGCATTTTTATATTATTTTTTCCGGAAGTAATTATACAGGAGCCTTGAATAATCCTCACCTGTATTAATATTTATAAAACTTGCCGAACTGTTGGCAAAATCTTCTTCCAGGGTTTTTAATTTCTGTTTCTGCGCCTCGGCAAACGTATACCTCCAGCGTGCGCTTGACGTATTCGCCCAGACCTGTTGTCCGGTTTCAGCATCATAGAGCAGTGTATATCCTACATCAGGAATTTCATTATCTTTTTCGTCAAATATCCTCATGCCCAACAGTTGGTGTTTTTTGGAAGCCACCCTCAGCATTTTGGAATCATAGTCATCCTCAAAATCAGAAAACAGGAAAACAAGTGACTTTTTTTTAAAAACACCCATCATATATTCCAGTGCCTTATCAACCTTGGATTCTGCCGGCACGTAAGATGCAGTGAGAATATTGCTGATGATGGAAAGGATATGCTTTCTTCCTTTTTGAGGCGGAACCACTTTGTATACCTTATCGGCAAATAAGATCAGCCCTACTTTATCATTGTTTCCGGCTGCTGAAAATCCCAGGCTTGCCGCAATTTCCGCTACATATTCTCTTTTAAGCTGATTTTTCGTCCCGTAATCCATTGAAGCAGAAATATCCACAACCAGCATCATCGTCAGCTCCCGCTCCTCCTCCATGACCTTTACGAACGGCTCGCGGAAACGGGCAGTCTTATTCCAGTCGATTCTCCGGATTTCATCCCCGAACTGGTACGGCCTGACTTCTGAAAAAGTCATTCCCTGCCCTTTGAAAGCACTGTGATATTGTCCCATCAGAGACGCTTCCGTCTTCTTTCGGGTACGGATTTCTATCTGCTTGACTTTTTTTACAATATCTTTTATCTGCATGATTTAAATGTAAAAAGGTGAGAATATAACCATGTAACCACTAATGTTCCCGTGTCTAAAGAGGCAGATGGTCACCCCCTATTAAACTATTACCTTAATTATGGAGCCTGGATTTTCGCTAAAATCCTGCTGATGATTTCTTCTGTAGAAATATTTTCGGCTTCTGCCTCGAAAGTTAAACCGATCCTGTGTCTCAGCACATCATTGGCCAGTGATTTTACATCCTCGGGGATAACAAAAGCCCTTCCTTTAAGGAATGCATACGCTCTGGAAGCGATTGCAAGGTTAATGGAAGCTCTCGGTGAAGCGCCGAAACCGATATAATTTTTAAGCTCGGCGAGACCGTAGTTTTCAGGGTAACGGGTGGCAAACACCATATCCAGGATATATTTTTCTATTTTTTCGTCAAGATAAATCTGATTGATCAGTTCTTTGGCTCCTACAATATGCTGCAGCGATATCACAGGTTTTACAACAGGCTGGTGCGAAGTGGAAACCATTCTCATTACCGTTCTCTCATCTTCAAATTTCGGATAATCAATGGTACATTTCAACATGAAACGGTCGCTCTGGGCTTCCGGTAAAAGATAAGTTCCTTCCTGGTCAATCGGGTTCTGTGTGGCCAGCACCAGAAAAGGCTTCGGAAGCTTCATGGTCTCATCACCAATGGTGACCTGCTTTTCCTGCATCACTTCCAGAAGGGCCGACTGTACTTTCGCCGGGGCACGGTTGATCTCATCGGCAAGGACGAAGTTTGCGAAAACCGGGCCTTTTTTTATTGAAAAATCATTGTCTTTAATACTGTAGATCATCGTTCCCACCACGTCTGCAGGCAGCAGGTCCGGGGTAAACTGAATCCTGGAAAACTCACCGTCAACAGCATCTGCCAGTGTTTTTATTGCCAGTGTCTTAGCCAGTCCGGGAACGCCTTCCAGCAAAACGTGCCCATTCCCGAGAAGCCCTACTAAAAGCCGGTCTATCATGTATTCCTGGCCGATAATAACTTTGTTGATTTCCTGTCTGAGACGGGAAAAATAATAGTTTGCCTCCTTTATCTGTTCCGTCAGTTGACGGATATCTTCAGCCTGATTGATTTCTGACATAGCTTGATTTAAAATAATGGGTAAATTTCCAATAAATCCCTGCATTAATCAACACAATTAATGCCATATTTGAGTTAAAGTTTGTTAAATATTCCGGTATGGATGCAGGATTCAGAATCATGCCTTTTCTTTACATTTAGTGGTCATGCCCTGCTTTTTCATAAAAAATATATAAATTTGATTTCATTACGGGATTAAAAATTGTCATATCCAGTTTATTAAACTATTTTTGGTGATTAAAATTTCGCAGAATGAATTATCATTTTCAGGCGCACAGACAGGTAAGAAGTAACCTTCTGGATATTTTACAGAATACTTCGCATGAAGACCTGCTCCTGATCCCGGACGGCTTTAATAATAATATGTACTGGAATATTGCGCATACGGTTGCTACCCAGCAGCTGCTGCATTATTACCTCAGCGGAAACCCTTTCAGAATTGACAAATACTGGATTGAAACCTATAAAAAAGGCACACTGCCGAACCTGAACGTCCAGAAATCAGAAGTGGAGGACCTGGAGTTTCTGCTGACTGAAACATCAAAGATCCTGATGAAAGATTATGACAGTGATTTCTTTTCAGATTATACGCCTTACACTACAAGCTTCGGGATGGACCTGAAAAGCATTCAGGATGCTATTATTTTCAACAACATGCATGAATGCCTGCATTACGGATACCTTTTGTCTCAGAAAAGAGCTATTTTAGGGGAAAAATATTAATAACAAACAGAAGAAAAAACTTAAATGCAAAGCTGCCATTTCAGAGCAAAGCTTCATTTTCACAAAAAAATATTATTTACGGGGATTATTCCGGAAGACAATTTATAAAAGAATATTAATGGATAACAACGATAAAAAGGACGATTTTATTTTCGGGCTGCGTCCCGTGATCGAAGCTATTGAAGCGGGAAAGACAATTGATAAAGTATTTGTGCAGAATGCTTTGCAGGGAGATATTTATGCTGAGCTTAAAACCATCCTTGCCAAGAATAAAATCCGTCCCAACTATGTTCCGGTTGAAAAGCTGAACCGTTTTACAAGAAAAAACCACCAGGGTGTGGTTGCCTTTATTTCGGATGTTCCTTTTCACAAAATAGAAGATATCGTGCCGCAGCTTTTTGAAGAAGGGAAAACTCCTTTTTTATTGATCCTTGACCGGCTGACCGATGTCAGGAATTTCGGAGCCATCTGCAGAACGGCGGAATGTGTGGGCATTGATGCCGTAATTATCCCGGAAAAAGGAGCGGCCCCAATTAATTCGGATGCCATTAAAACATCTGCGGGAGGTCTTTACAATATTAAAATCTGCAAAGAACCCAACCTTGCCCATGTAGTAGACTTTCTGCAGCAAAGCGGAATTTCTGTGTTTGCCGCCAGCGAAAAGGCCCAGAAGCTGGTTTATGATATAAATCTTACGGAGCCGTGCGCTATCGTAATGGGTAATGAGGAAACGGGGATTTCAAAAGAGGTCCTTCACCATGCGGATGAGAAAATAAAGTTGCCGATTGAGGGAAAAACACAGTCGCTGAACGTTTCCGTAGCCTGCGGAGCCATTTTATACGAAGCGGTACGACAGAAAATGACGGTTAATTCCGGCCTTTGATATCAATCTGGAAATTCAGTACATTAAAAGCAATACAATTTAAAAAATCAAATGAAAAATATAGCAGCGTTAGCGCTTATCTCAACCATAGCTTTAGTTTCATGCAATAAGAAAGAAACGGCAAAAATTACAAAAATAGACCCTAAAACAGGAAAGACAATTACCGTAGAAGTTCCGGCGGATTCGGTGGCAAAAGTGGAAGCCAACCCGGCCATTAAAGATTCTGCAGGCATTTACACCCAGACTTTTAAACTGGAAAAAGGAAAAACCTATCCCCTGACCACTTATCAGAGGGATACCAAAACAATGACTGATCCCAAAGGCAAAACCCTTAACGGAACCAGTGAATCTACGGACGAAATGTCTTTTACGGTTAATGATATTAAAGGGAATGTGTATGACATGACTTTGAACCTGATTGCCAAAAGAAATTCCCAGTCAGCCGACGGAAAAACAATTGTGGTGGATACCAAATTACCGATTCCTAAAGAAGACGACCTGAAAATGATCTGGAACATCAATAAGGCCCTGACCGGAAATAAGCTGAATATGAAGATGGACACCAAAGGGAATGTGATCTCCATTACCGGCTTTGATGCTGTTTACACGAAAGTTTCCAATGCAGTCGGCACTTTGATAAAAGATGCCAACCAGAAAGCCAGCGTCGTGGCAAGCTTAAAAGAGACGTTCAATGAAAAAGTACTGAAAGACCAGCTTAATAAAAACCTGACCATTATTCCTAAAAAAGGAGTAAAAGTAGGAGAAAAATGGAGCAGCAGCGAAAATGCCGATGCGCAGGGGAAAATCAAAGTTACTTCAAATTACGTCCTGAAAAGCGTAGGAAACGGCATTGCTGAAATTGCCGTAACCGGAGGGATTCCTAAAAAAGAAGAAAAGCAGAACCAGGGAGAAGTGACGCACAGCTTAAGCAGCGAACTGGCACAGAACGGAACCATTAAGTTTGACCAGAATACAGGCTGGATCAACAACCAGAATATTTCTGTAAAAACAACCCAGATCGAAACCATCTCCAACGGAAAAGAATCCCAGTCGATGAAAAGTGTTTCCAACTCCTCCGTAATGGTAAACCCTTCTTCAAAATAGAAGATAACACCTTATCAGAGTTAAAAAGGAATGAACTGAAAACCATGCTCCTGAACTTTAAGTTTCAAACCTGTAAACAATTTATTTATTATGAAGTACATTTTTGAGTTCGTACTCGTTACGATCATTATTTATTTTGTATGGAATATTTTAAAGAGGATTTTCTTTAAAACCTTTCACAATTATGTGTTTGGCAATAAAAACAACAGCGCCAGACAGCAGGACATACAAAACACGGATCAGATCAATAAAAAACTCAACTGGGACGCTGAAACGGTGGACTATGAAGAGATCAAGGAAGATAAAAAATAAATAGCCCGGCCCTTTCAGCGTTATCATGCTGAAAGGGTTCTCAAATTAAAATGCATTATGCTTAAAACAAATAAAAACCTGATTTTCATTCTGGCAAGTTTTGTGGTTTTCATTATTCTTGCTTTCGTCTATGCCAATCCTGTAATCAGCGGAAAGCAGCTTTTCCAGCATGATATCGTTCAGTACCGTGGCGGTGCCAAAGAACTGCTCGATTACAGAGCCGATACGGATAATGAAACCTACTGGAGCGACTCCATGTTCGGAGGGATGCCTACGTATCAGATGGGAAGCCAGTTTAAAGGGGATATCATTAAAAAAATCGATTCTAAACTGAATATCCTGCCCAGGCCGGTTAATTACCTTTTCCTGCTTTTTGGCGGGTTCTTCCTTTTAGGGATGGTCGTCGTCAGAAACTGGAAATACGCATTGCTG
The sequence above is a segment of the Chryseobacterium sp. JJR-5R genome. Coding sequences within it:
- a CDS encoding BatD family protein, translated to MQNRTIYILFLFLSVISYGQVNISVNPDKTSYSGKEIINLTIVLEMNGGEYTQQTPLRSPDLSRFNIIGSGSVSNGYVDPETNTVISQSITRLALEPKQKGKVKVGSFLVTVNNKIYKTEPFEVFIKDVEKKTVAANSKDVYLNMEIEDREVYQDQPAIAVLKVYSKNMDNFRRVKNIRLPKQDNLDVYPVSFAKSEIDPSSDYGNMASQILAVFMVFPNESGYVDVPGVSASVNSFSGKNKIVSNKVKISVKKLPEDAPDCFKNAVGNFKVSFVNTSKEKAEIKKPMNVLVKVSGEGNLKNLELPKIAASPDYEVFAPKITSRVTAGLTGMKGEIAANYIIIPKKAGEIAIRTEHFAFFDPSSREYVDLGEKTLSVNAFSHEEIMDARTTVEKVNEYTNTLLETVNTPVLKTTSFKVKEKSKFHWNILLINFFILAGLFLAYLIFKNWQKKRSLIKNTAPSKSLGSVSETEKEIREQHKTDIHDYFSYLENLKDNQDYDTFFKTYDELETEVRKQFSQSSAEGFRDFLERHQGAATAAEYTDLSQKIQIGKYMPVKSAEGIEELLRAIVNLYSRISK
- a CDS encoding vWA domain-containing protein, yielding MDWYLGNYWYLLLLLLLPLLAVFLVRYLKWKNKKKHIFADNRFHEHLFEKRSGFTKFFPTLYIMGTLFLIFSIIDLLSGSEEIKTNQKLNNVIFMLDVSNSMNAEDINPSRLAEAKNLMIQTMLKMKNDKVGIVIFAGEASSIMPLTTDYNSAETYIGGIETNSMQIQGTDFLNGMKIAVGKFKNVSKNARKVVLLSDGEDNEGNDEEAINLAEKEGIMITSVGIGSDEGAPIPEYQFGQLMGYKTDISGQTVVSKRQTAALRKMAEATGGSYIDGNNINEAPDRIIDALEKKSGSSETLVKSQNANHYYQYFLIVSIFFFTLIYLFNPKQDLNV
- a CDS encoding VWA domain-containing protein is translated as MFNFEFYSPWFLLLFALFIPLLFRDISRQKRNGIKVPTVKNMADSSGIRVVMFFLRISKYLILSALIIAMARPRTFTVSQDRDDTKGIDIMLSVDVSLSMLAKDLTPDRLTALKDIAIKFVEKRPNDRIGLVTYSGEAFTKVPVTSDHQVVVDELQNLNPLELQPGTAIGEGLSVAVNHLKNSKAKSKIIILMTDGVNTIENAMPPAIAAELAKNNSIKVYAIGIGTNGYALMPTQTDIFGDLVFTETEVKIDEPVLKEVAQMTGGKYFRATSNSSLEEVYDEINQLEKSDVKVSRLFNYQEYFKIFLWFALGILFMDALLRWVFYKILS
- a CDS encoding BatD family protein, whose product is MRKLLFIFCFLLCANAFSQILSSSVEKKTIALGEVNHIVVTINNLNNEKVSAAPENELLPFHFEEVKDSIAQTQDVYYRRIDFAVFDEGKFTIPELEFKVGGRVLKTIPYEIEVINTAQKTDQINDIMNNKEVKLEVTDYWQLYKFYILAAIALIALIIVIFMFVKYGRKSKDSPVVATNQTLKELDSLKKKKYVESGDYRSFYVELIDISRKFIARQYRLPADVLLTDDLVDLMKKNNTISQENEKVVEDVFVRGDLVKFAKTFPDQQTMEKDFADIRNFVKRSSKDLEFENLRKDV
- a CDS encoding DUF6263 family protein, which gives rise to MKNIAALALISTIALVSCNKKETAKITKIDPKTGKTITVEVPADSVAKVEANPAIKDSAGIYTQTFKLEKGKTYPLTTYQRDTKTMTDPKGKTLNGTSESTDEMSFTVNDIKGNVYDMTLNLIAKRNSQSADGKTIVVDTKLPIPKEDDLKMIWNINKALTGNKLNMKMDTKGNVISITGFDAVYTKVSNAVGTLIKDANQKASVVASLKETFNEKVLKDQLNKNLTIIPKKGVKVGEKWSSSENADAQGKIKVTSNYVLKSVGNGIAEIAVTGGIPKKEEKQNQGEVTHSLSSELAQNGTIKFDQNTGWINNQNISVKTTQIETISNGKESQSMKSVSNSSVMVNPSSK
- a CDS encoding MarC family protein — its product is MEVFNDFSIKEIVTCFMVLFAVIDIIGSVPIVVTLQQKFGQIEAGRASITAGLIMIVFLFVGNKILKLIGVDVNSFAIAGAFVIFVIALEMILGIEIHKTTEVKAASIVPIAFPLVAGAGTLTTTLSLRAEFHDINIIFGIILNTIFVYLVLKSAKWLERKMGEATLAILQKVFGIILLAISIKLFTANFAQLVQTYINF
- a CDS encoding MoxR family ATPase codes for the protein MSEINQAEDIRQLTEQIKEANYYFSRLRQEINKVIIGQEYMIDRLLVGLLGNGHVLLEGVPGLAKTLAIKTLADAVDGEFSRIQFTPDLLPADVVGTMIYSIKDNDFSIKKGPVFANFVLADEINRAPAKVQSALLEVMQEKQVTIGDETMKLPKPFLVLATQNPIDQEGTYLLPEAQSDRFMLKCTIDYPKFEDERTVMRMVSTSHQPVVKPVISLQHIVGAKELINQIYLDEKIEKYILDMVFATRYPENYGLAELKNYIGFGASPRASINLAIASRAYAFLKGRAFVIPEDVKSLANDVLRHRIGLTFEAEAENISTEEIISRILAKIQAP
- a CDS encoding tetratricopeptide repeat protein, which translates into the protein MSSGFLFGQKNYRTLVYEGNEKFNGKDYDGASAKYLQAIKANDKDFTAHYNLGNALYKSKKYEEAKAEFEKAQRFSQNLSDKSAALHNLGNAYMQTKQPEKAAEFYKQSLKQNPYSEATRKNYEIAKLKEKENQQQQQKQNNSGKGGGGKDQQQNDDQKGDQKDQGQGQQNQGKGQGNDPNRKSDNETRIPKGLENQILNKVSDKEKETAKRILNKNSYSMPESNEKDW
- a CDS encoding DinB family protein — translated: MNYHFQAHRQVRSNLLDILQNTSHEDLLLIPDGFNNNMYWNIAHTVATQQLLHYYLSGNPFRIDKYWIETYKKGTLPNLNVQKSEVEDLEFLLTETSKILMKDYDSDFFSDYTPYTTSFGMDLKSIQDAIIFNNMHECLHYGYLLSQKRAILGEKY
- a CDS encoding DUF58 domain-containing protein, producing MQIKDIVKKVKQIEIRTRKKTEASLMGQYHSAFKGQGMTFSEVRPYQFGDEIRRIDWNKTARFREPFVKVMEEERELTMMLVVDISASMDYGTKNQLKREYVAEIAASLGFSAAGNNDKVGLILFADKVYKVVPPQKGRKHILSIISNILTASYVPAESKVDKALEYMMGVFKKKSLVFLFSDFEDDYDSKMLRVASKKHQLLGMRIFDEKDNEIPDVGYTLLYDAETGQQVWANTSSARWRYTFAEAQKQKLKTLEEDFANSSASFININTGEDYSRLLYNYFRKK
- the rlmB gene encoding 23S rRNA (guanosine(2251)-2'-O)-methyltransferase RlmB; translation: MDNNDKKDDFIFGLRPVIEAIEAGKTIDKVFVQNALQGDIYAELKTILAKNKIRPNYVPVEKLNRFTRKNHQGVVAFISDVPFHKIEDIVPQLFEEGKTPFLLILDRLTDVRNFGAICRTAECVGIDAVIIPEKGAAPINSDAIKTSAGGLYNIKICKEPNLAHVVDFLQQSGISVFAASEKAQKLVYDINLTEPCAIVMGNEETGISKEVLHHADEKIKLPIEGKTQSLNVSVACGAILYEAVRQKMTVNSGL